The Synchiropus splendidus isolate RoL2022-P1 chromosome 11, RoL_Sspl_1.0, whole genome shotgun sequence genome contains a region encoding:
- the rbmx gene encoding RNA-binding motif protein, X chromosome isoform X2: MAEADRPGKLFIGGLNTETTEKALEQYFSKYGRIVEVILMKDRETNKSRGFAFVTFENPADAKDAAHEMNGKSLDGQPIKVEQATKPLYESGGRRPPLYSRSRGPPRGPRGSRGGMRGPPSRDYYDNSGNGDPYYKGMSSRGPPPPLKRGPPVRNGGPPPKRPATSGPMSRAPMSRDRDPYGPPPRRDSMMSRRDDYPSPRDDHYHAKDGYSSRDYNSRDSRDYGPPSRDYSYRDYSNSRDDYGSMSRGYNDRDSYGGGRDSRSYMDRPSGGSYRDYDGYG; this comes from the exons ATGGCGGAGGCGGATCGACCGGGGAAGCTTTTCATCGGCGGACTGAACACCGAGACCACCGAGAAGGCCTTGGAGCAGTACTTCAGCAAGTATGGCAGGATTGTTGAAG TGATTTTGATGAAAGACCGCGAAACTAACAAGTCGAGGGGCTTTGCCTTTGTGACTTTTGAAAATCCAGCTGATGCCAAGGATGCAGCTCATGAGATGAATGGAAAG tcTCTGGATGGTCAGCCAATTAAAGTTGAGCAAGCAACCAAACCTCTATATGAGAGTGGCGGCAGGCGACCACCTCTGTACTCTCGCAGTCGTGGACCGCCCAGAGGTCCACGAGGATCCCGGGGTGGAATGAGGGGACCGCCATCCAGAG ACTACTATGACAATTCAGGGAATGGGGACCCCTACTATAAAGGCATGTCTTCACGAGGGCCACCACCACCTTTGAAGAGAGGACCCCCTGTACGTAATGGTGGCCCCCCACCAAAAAGGCCGGCTACATCAGGTCCAATGAGCAGAG CACCCATGTCACGGGACAGGGATCCTTATGGCCCACCTCCTCGCAGAGACTCCATGATGTCCAGGAGAGATGACTATCCGTCACCAAGAGATGATCATTACCATGCAAAAGATGG ATACTCGAGCAGAGATTACAATTCAAGAGACTCAAGGGACTACGGGCCTCCATCAAGAGATTATTCGTACAGAGACTACTCCAACTCCAGAGATGATTATGGATCAATGTCCAGGGGATACAA cgACCGTGACAGCTATGGTGGAGGCCGAGATTCACGGAGCTACATGGACCGTCCAAGTGGTGGATCGTATCGGGACTATGATGGTTACG GATGA
- the rbmx gene encoding RNA-binding motif protein, X chromosome isoform X1 — MAEADRPGKLFIGGLNTETTEKALEQYFSKYGRIVEVILMKDRETNKSRGFAFVTFENPADAKDAAHEMNGKSLDGQPIKVEQATKPLYESGGRRPPLYSRSRGPPRGPRGSRGGMRGPPSRDYYDNSGNGDPYYKGMSSRGPPPPLKRGPPVRNGGPPPKRPATSGPMSRAPMSRDRDPYGPPPRRDSMMSRRDDYPSPRDDHYHAKDGYSSRDYNSRDSRDYGPPSRDYSYRDYSNSRDDYGSMSRGYNDRDSYGGGRDSRSYMDRPSGGSYRDYDGYGNSRSAPTSRGPPPSYGGSGGSSRYDDYGGNSRDGYGSRDSYPSSRSDQYPPNRGERMGRQDRGPGPSSDRGYPPRDSYGSSSRGGPRGGRGGVRSDRGMVRSRY; from the exons ATGGCGGAGGCGGATCGACCGGGGAAGCTTTTCATCGGCGGACTGAACACCGAGACCACCGAGAAGGCCTTGGAGCAGTACTTCAGCAAGTATGGCAGGATTGTTGAAG TGATTTTGATGAAAGACCGCGAAACTAACAAGTCGAGGGGCTTTGCCTTTGTGACTTTTGAAAATCCAGCTGATGCCAAGGATGCAGCTCATGAGATGAATGGAAAG tcTCTGGATGGTCAGCCAATTAAAGTTGAGCAAGCAACCAAACCTCTATATGAGAGTGGCGGCAGGCGACCACCTCTGTACTCTCGCAGTCGTGGACCGCCCAGAGGTCCACGAGGATCCCGGGGTGGAATGAGGGGACCGCCATCCAGAG ACTACTATGACAATTCAGGGAATGGGGACCCCTACTATAAAGGCATGTCTTCACGAGGGCCACCACCACCTTTGAAGAGAGGACCCCCTGTACGTAATGGTGGCCCCCCACCAAAAAGGCCGGCTACATCAGGTCCAATGAGCAGAG CACCCATGTCACGGGACAGGGATCCTTATGGCCCACCTCCTCGCAGAGACTCCATGATGTCCAGGAGAGATGACTATCCGTCACCAAGAGATGATCATTACCATGCAAAAGATGG ATACTCGAGCAGAGATTACAATTCAAGAGACTCAAGGGACTACGGGCCTCCATCAAGAGATTATTCGTACAGAGACTACTCCAACTCCAGAGATGATTATGGATCAATGTCCAGGGGATACAA cgACCGTGACAGCTATGGTGGAGGCCGAGATTCACGGAGCTACATGGACCGTCCAAGTGGTGGATCGTATCGGGACTATGATGGTTACG GTAACTCACGCAGCGCCCCAACTTCACGGGGCCCCCCACCATCCTATGGTGGCAGCGGCGGAAGCAGTCGTTATGACGATTATGGCGGCAATTCCCGAGATGGATATGGCAGTCGAGACAGTTATCCCAGCAGTCGGAGTGACCAATACCCACCCAACCGCGGTGAACGAATGGGCAGGCAGGACAGGGGCCCAGGCCCCTCTTCTGATAGAGGCTACCCTCCCCGAGACTCGTATGGCAGCTCAAGTCGGGGAGGGCCACGTGGTGGCAGAGGAGGAGTGCGATCTGATAGAGGAATGGTCCGCAGCAGATACTAA
- the arhgef6 gene encoding rho guanine nucleotide exchange factor 6 isoform X2 — MNPEEQTVTWLISLGVLNSPKKNIADPEEFLKSSLKDGVVLCKLTERLVPGFTPKYCQEPRTEADCIANVKEFLRGCSSLKVEGFEPEWLYTGENFGKILNTLLAVNFATQDTAPERSCGQAGGPTPSQSTSSHTASLKSKGSLRRQSKPVEMAENGGGGQAMVKARFNFKQNNEDELSFSKGDLILVTRQEEGGWWEGTLNGRTGWFPSNYVREVKASDKPLSPKGNQLTKNYYSVVVQDILEHEREFVKELQTVLSCYLRPLQASDKLSTSDSAALCGNLEDILTFQQALCVSLEECTKVPESQQRVAGCYLNVISQLKTLYFAYCSSHPSAVCILTDHSEELDKFMESQGASSPGILTLTTSLSKPFMRLDKYPTLLQELERHVEEQHPDFADILKAMAAFRSLVTQCQELRKRKNLELQILSEPVRGWEGDGIKSLGHVAYMSQAHVRNGSSEEKEERYVMLFPNVLVMLSASPRMSGFIYQGRLPLTGTTVTRHAEDPDNFAFDISGSMIERVTVFCSSAQDLVEWLEHLQPFTKGGSPVGTILKPVEEKPLSVVGPTAHLSHLAVSRGPLEPPKISKPWSLSCLRPAPPLRPSAALGYKEDSSKSPRQMKKFLPGNRKKDRKPSDDELHMRKSTVALEEDAQILRVIEAYCTGASLHQATTAVRKECVPQVLLPEEEKIIVEEMKSNGQTVIEEKSLVDAVYALKDEVHELKKDQKWMKQFLEEEQKSRKELERVVKKLAKQKNDCGWDDGGH, encoded by the exons ATGAATCCCGAAGAGCAAACGGTAACCTGGTTAATATCGCTCGGAGTCCTCAATTCTCCTAAGAAGAACATCGCTGACCCggaggagttcttgaaaagcTCGCTCAAGGATGGGGTCGTGCTGTGCAAGCTCACCGAGCGGCTTGTACCTGGATTCACTCCCAAG TACTGTCAGGAACCCCGAACAGAAGCCGACTGTATCGCCAATGTTAAAGAGTTTTTAAGAGGATGTTCGTCCTTAAAAGTAGAG GGATTTGAGCCCGAGTGGTTGTACACTGGTGAAAATTTTGGCAAGATCTTGAACACATTGCTCGCCGTGAACTTTGCCACTCAAG ACACGGCTCCTGAACGATCATGTGGACAGGCTGGTGGCCCCACCCCTAGTCAGTCAACATCCTCGCACACAGCCTCGCTCAAGTCTAAAGGCTCCCTGCGACGCCAGTCCAAACCAGTG GAAATGGCTGAGAACGGAGGTGGAGGGCAGGCGATGGTCAAAGCCCGCTTTAACTTCAAACAGAACAACGAGGACGAGCTGTCGTTCAGCAAAGGGGACCTGATTTTGGTAACGCGGCAGGAGGAAGGCGGCTGGTGGGAGGGAACGCTCAACGGCAGGACGGGATGGTTCCCCAGCAACTACGTCCGAGAGGTCAAAGCCTCTG ATAAGCCACTGTCTCCTAAAGGAAATCAGTTGACCAAGAACTACTACAGTGTG GTGGTTCAGGACATCCTGGAACATGAGCGGGAGTTTGTCAAAGAATTGCAAACCGTCCTCAGTTGTTACCTTCGACCCCTGCAAGCCAGTGACAA GCTGAGCACATCTGACAGCGCTGCACTGTGTGGGAACCTGGAGGATATTCTCACCTTCCAGCAGGCGCTTTGTGTGTCCTTGGAGGAATGTACAAA AGTTCCAGAAAGTCAGCAGCGAGTCGCCGGCTGCTATTTGAATGTGATAAGTCAACTCAAGACTCTGTACTTTGCCTACTGCTCCAGCCACCCGTCAGCTGTCTGCATCCTCACTGATCACAG TGAGGAATTGGACAAGTTCATGGAGAGCCAAGGAGCCAGTTCTCCTGGGATCCTGACTCTGACCACCAGCCTCAGCAAACCCTTCATGAGGCTGGACAAGTATCCCACTCTGCTACAAGAACTGGAGAGACATGTTGAG GAACAACACCCAGACTTCGCTGATATTCTAAAAGCAATGGCTGCCTTCAGGAGCTTAGTG ACACAGTGCCAGGAACTGCGAAAGCGCAAGAACCTGGAGCTCCAAATCCTGTCTGAACCTGTGCGTGGCTGGGAGGGAGACGGCATCAAAAGCCTGGGTCACGTGGCCTACATGTCCCAGGCTCATGTGAGAAATGGGTCCAGTGAG GAAAAAGAGGAGCGCTACGTCATGCTCTTCCCGAACGTGTTGGTGATGCTCTCAGCCAGTCCTCGAATGAGTGGTTTTATATATCAG GGACGACTGCCTCTAACTGGCACAACAGTTACGAGACATGCAGAAGACCCGGACAACTTTGCCTTCGACATTTCAG GAAGCATGATCGAGCGCGTCACTGTCTTCTGCAGTAGTGCTCAGGACTTGGTCGAGTGGCTGGAGCACCTGCAGCCCTTCACCAAAGGTGGCAGTCCTGTAGGAACCATCTTAAAG CCTGTGGAGGAGAAACCTCTGAGTGTGGTGGGGCCGACCGCTCACCTGTCCCACTTGGCCGTCAGTCGAGGACCTCTGGAGCCACCAAAGATCAGCAAGCCGTGGTCACTCAGCTGTCTGCGCCCCGCGCCTCCGCTCAGGCCTTCTGCAGCGCTGGGTTACAAAGAG gacTCCAGTAAGAGCCCTCGGCAGATGAAGAAATTCCTGCCCGGCAACAGGAAGAAGGACCGCAAGCCTTCTGACGACGAGCTTCACATGAGGAAAA GCACAGTGGCACTGGAGGAAGACGCTCAGATTCTGAGAGTAATAGAAGCCTACTGCACGGGGGCAAGTTTACATCAGGCCACCACAG CGGTGCGGAAGGAGTGTGTGCCGCAGGTTCTTCTgccggaggaggagaagatcaTCGTGGAAGAGATGAAGAGCAACGGGCAGACAGTGATCGAGGAAAA gAGTCTGGTGGATGCTGTGTACGCTCTGAAGGATGAAGTTCATGAACTGAAAAAG GATCAGAAGTGGATGAAGCAGtttctggaggaggagcagaagtcCCGAAAAGAGCTGGAGAGAGTGGTCAAGAAACTGGCCAAACAGAAGAATGACTGCGGGTGGGATGACGGAGGCCACTGA
- the arhgef6 gene encoding rho guanine nucleotide exchange factor 6 isoform X1 — MNPEEQTVTWLISLGVLNSPKKNIADPEEFLKSSLKDGVVLCKLTERLVPGFTPKYCQEPRTEADCIANVKEFLRGCSSLKVEGFEPEWLYTGENFGKILNTLLAVNFATQDTAPERSCGQAGGPTPSQSTSSHTASLKSKGSLRRQSKPVEMAENGGGGQAMVKARFNFKQNNEDELSFSKGDLILVTRQEEGGWWEGTLNGRTGWFPSNYVREVKASDKPLSPKGNQLTKNYYSVVVQDILEHEREFVKELQTVLSCYLRPLQASDKLSTSDSAALCGNLEDILTFQQALCVSLEECTKVPESQQRVAGCYLNVISQLKTLYFAYCSSHPSAVCILTDHSEELDKFMESQGASSPGILTLTTSLSKPFMRLDKYPTLLQELERHVEEQHPDFADILKAMAAFRSLVTQCQELRKRKNLELQILSEPVRGWEGDGIKSLGHVAYMSQAHVRNGSSEEKEERYVMLFPNVLVMLSASPRMSGFIYQGRLPLTGTTVTRHAEDPDNFAFDISGSMIERVTVFCSSAQDLVEWLEHLQPFTKGGSPVGTILKPVEEKPLSVVGPTAHLSHLAVSRGPLEPPKISKPWSLSCLRPAPPLRPSAALGYKERMSYIMKDSSKSPRQMKKFLPGNRKKDRKPSDDELHMRKSTVALEEDAQILRVIEAYCTGASLHQATTAVRKECVPQVLLPEEEKIIVEEMKSNGQTVIEEKSLVDAVYALKDEVHELKKDQKWMKQFLEEEQKSRKELERVVKKLAKQKNDCGWDDGGH; from the exons ATGAATCCCGAAGAGCAAACGGTAACCTGGTTAATATCGCTCGGAGTCCTCAATTCTCCTAAGAAGAACATCGCTGACCCggaggagttcttgaaaagcTCGCTCAAGGATGGGGTCGTGCTGTGCAAGCTCACCGAGCGGCTTGTACCTGGATTCACTCCCAAG TACTGTCAGGAACCCCGAACAGAAGCCGACTGTATCGCCAATGTTAAAGAGTTTTTAAGAGGATGTTCGTCCTTAAAAGTAGAG GGATTTGAGCCCGAGTGGTTGTACACTGGTGAAAATTTTGGCAAGATCTTGAACACATTGCTCGCCGTGAACTTTGCCACTCAAG ACACGGCTCCTGAACGATCATGTGGACAGGCTGGTGGCCCCACCCCTAGTCAGTCAACATCCTCGCACACAGCCTCGCTCAAGTCTAAAGGCTCCCTGCGACGCCAGTCCAAACCAGTG GAAATGGCTGAGAACGGAGGTGGAGGGCAGGCGATGGTCAAAGCCCGCTTTAACTTCAAACAGAACAACGAGGACGAGCTGTCGTTCAGCAAAGGGGACCTGATTTTGGTAACGCGGCAGGAGGAAGGCGGCTGGTGGGAGGGAACGCTCAACGGCAGGACGGGATGGTTCCCCAGCAACTACGTCCGAGAGGTCAAAGCCTCTG ATAAGCCACTGTCTCCTAAAGGAAATCAGTTGACCAAGAACTACTACAGTGTG GTGGTTCAGGACATCCTGGAACATGAGCGGGAGTTTGTCAAAGAATTGCAAACCGTCCTCAGTTGTTACCTTCGACCCCTGCAAGCCAGTGACAA GCTGAGCACATCTGACAGCGCTGCACTGTGTGGGAACCTGGAGGATATTCTCACCTTCCAGCAGGCGCTTTGTGTGTCCTTGGAGGAATGTACAAA AGTTCCAGAAAGTCAGCAGCGAGTCGCCGGCTGCTATTTGAATGTGATAAGTCAACTCAAGACTCTGTACTTTGCCTACTGCTCCAGCCACCCGTCAGCTGTCTGCATCCTCACTGATCACAG TGAGGAATTGGACAAGTTCATGGAGAGCCAAGGAGCCAGTTCTCCTGGGATCCTGACTCTGACCACCAGCCTCAGCAAACCCTTCATGAGGCTGGACAAGTATCCCACTCTGCTACAAGAACTGGAGAGACATGTTGAG GAACAACACCCAGACTTCGCTGATATTCTAAAAGCAATGGCTGCCTTCAGGAGCTTAGTG ACACAGTGCCAGGAACTGCGAAAGCGCAAGAACCTGGAGCTCCAAATCCTGTCTGAACCTGTGCGTGGCTGGGAGGGAGACGGCATCAAAAGCCTGGGTCACGTGGCCTACATGTCCCAGGCTCATGTGAGAAATGGGTCCAGTGAG GAAAAAGAGGAGCGCTACGTCATGCTCTTCCCGAACGTGTTGGTGATGCTCTCAGCCAGTCCTCGAATGAGTGGTTTTATATATCAG GGACGACTGCCTCTAACTGGCACAACAGTTACGAGACATGCAGAAGACCCGGACAACTTTGCCTTCGACATTTCAG GAAGCATGATCGAGCGCGTCACTGTCTTCTGCAGTAGTGCTCAGGACTTGGTCGAGTGGCTGGAGCACCTGCAGCCCTTCACCAAAGGTGGCAGTCCTGTAGGAACCATCTTAAAG CCTGTGGAGGAGAAACCTCTGAGTGTGGTGGGGCCGACCGCTCACCTGTCCCACTTGGCCGTCAGTCGAGGACCTCTGGAGCCACCAAAGATCAGCAAGCCGTGGTCACTCAGCTGTCTGCGCCCCGCGCCTCCGCTCAGGCCTTCTGCAGCGCTGGGTTACAAAGAG AGGATGTCTTATATCATGAAG gacTCCAGTAAGAGCCCTCGGCAGATGAAGAAATTCCTGCCCGGCAACAGGAAGAAGGACCGCAAGCCTTCTGACGACGAGCTTCACATGAGGAAAA GCACAGTGGCACTGGAGGAAGACGCTCAGATTCTGAGAGTAATAGAAGCCTACTGCACGGGGGCAAGTTTACATCAGGCCACCACAG CGGTGCGGAAGGAGTGTGTGCCGCAGGTTCTTCTgccggaggaggagaagatcaTCGTGGAAGAGATGAAGAGCAACGGGCAGACAGTGATCGAGGAAAA gAGTCTGGTGGATGCTGTGTACGCTCTGAAGGATGAAGTTCATGAACTGAAAAAG GATCAGAAGTGGATGAAGCAGtttctggaggaggagcagaagtcCCGAAAAGAGCTGGAGAGAGTGGTCAAGAAACTGGCCAAACAGAAGAATGACTGCGGGTGGGATGACGGAGGCCACTGA
- the cd40lg gene encoding CD40 ligand has product MINTYQTSVAAPPLPPRTHRKQPVLIPTQLPTHGPRKPLVHFLVGVVLLHLFLSVAGFMYFYVTSRKPQQGEQTLRRTGEDPPRLVLGKANAFMAVKRSQNKTASALTWNLDDSQCKHVDCQEDGWLTIKQSGLYYVYSKVTFSKADSKCSLNSIVRLRKSGPREEMVMVASCSLSQAHLGPHPFPQTCTATQGQILKLENGDQLSLWVETPLLVCYEKRATTFGMFKL; this is encoded by the exons ATGATCAACACCTACCAGACCAGCGTGGCGGCTCCACCGCTGCCTCCACGGACCCACCGAAAACAACCGGTCCTCATACCGACACAGCTGCCGACACATGGACCACGCAAGCCCTTGGTACACTTCTTGGTGGGAGTGGTGCTGCTGCACTTGTTTTTGTCGGTCGCAGGATTCATGTACTTCTATGTCACATCcagaaag CCCCAGCAGGGAGAGCAGACTCTCAGGAGGACAGGTGAAG ATCCTCCTCGCCTAGTTTTAGGCAAAGCCAACGCTTTCATGGCGGTTAAGCGatctcaaaataaaactg CAAGTGCTCTGACCTGGAACTTAGATGATTCCCAATGCAAACACGTCGACTGCCAAGAGGACGGCTGGTTGACCATCAAGCAGTCGGGATTGTACTACGTCTACTCCAAAGTGACCTTCTCCAAAGCTGACTCCAAATGTTCCCTGAACAGCATCGTGAGGCTGCGGAAGAGCGGGCCCAGGGAGGAGATGGTGATGGTGGCCTCCTGCAGCCTGAGCCAGGCCCACCTTGGGCCTCACCCTTTCCCTCAAACATGCACGGCCACGCAGGGACAGATACTTAAGTTGGAGAATGGAGACCAGCTGAGCCTCTGGGTGGAAACCCCCCTCCTCGTGTGCTACGAGAAAAGAGCCACGACTTTTGGGATGTTCAAACTGTAG
- the tmtops3a gene encoding teleost multiple tissue opsin 3a, with the protein MVVFVGASNFSTTDSSVTSTDASPRDSEAAHAVAGLSRTGHTVVAVCLGFILVAGILNNLLTLLVFAKFRSLWTPINLILLNISLSDVLVCVFGTPFSFAASLHGRWLIGEDGCKWYGFANSLFGIVSLVSLSVLSYERYVTVLQSSRVDMTDFRKAWLCVAGSWLYSLFWTLPPLLGWSNYGPEGPGTTCSVQWHLRSPTNVSYVLCLFIFCLLLPLLLMVYSYGRILFEIRRVGKINVLTAQRREQHILAMVLSMVSCYMLCWLPYGIMALIATFGSSGLMTGKASVVPSILAKFSTVINPVLYMFFNNQFYRCLVALVRCQGESEPEPGAEPPTQRTPLSGFFRGHQQASLSSSPQNLSTSRDGVLMSQLNERHTLVVHLSP; encoded by the exons ATGGTGGTCTTCGTCGGCGCCTCCAACTTCAGCACCACAGACAGCTCCGTCACCTCCACCGACGCGTCCCCGCGGGACTCCGAGGCGGCGCACGCGGTCGCCGGACTCAGCCGCACGGGACACACGGTGGTCGCAGTATGTCTCGGCTTCATTCTGGTTGCGGGGATCCTGAACAACTTGCTGACTTTGCTGGTGTTTGCAAAGTTCCGCTCCCTGTGGACCCCCATCAACCTGATCCTGCTCAACATCAGCCTCAGCGACGTGCTGGTCTGCGTCTTCGGGACTCCGTTCAGCTTCGCGGCCAGTCTGCACGGACGCTGGCTGATCGGGGAGGACGGTTGCAAGTGGTACGGGTTCGCCAACTCCCTCTTTG GTATCGTGTCTCTGGTGTCCCTGTCGGTCCTGTCTTACGAGCGCTACGTCACGGTGCTACAGTCCTCCAGGGTTGACATGACGGACTTCAGAAAGGCCTGGCTCTGTGTCGCTGGCTCCTGGCTCTACTCACTCTTCTGGACCCTTCCTCCTCTACTGGGTTGGAGCAACTACGGGCCAGAGGGCCCCGGCACCACCTGCTCGGTCCAGTGGCACCTGCGCTCACCCACCAACGTCTCCTACGTGCTGTGTCTCTTCATCTTCTGCCTCCTGCTGCCTCTTCTTCTCATGGTCTACTCTTATGGACGGATCCTGTTTGAGATCAGGCGG GTGGGAAAGATCAACGTGCTGACAGCGCAGCGGAGAGAGCAGCACATCCTGGCCATGGTCCTGTCCATGGTGTCCTGCTACATGCTCTGCTGGCTGCCCTACGGCATCATGGCGCTGATCGCCACGTTCGGAAGCTCGGGCCTCATGACGGGCAAGGCCAGCGTGGTGCCCTCCATCTTGGCCAAGTTCAGCACCGTCATTAACCCTGTCCTGTACATGTTCTTCAACAACCAG TTTTATCGATGTTTGGTGGCCTTGGTGAGATGCCAAGGAGAGTCCGAGCCAGAGCCGGGAGCGGAGCCGCCGACCCAGAGAACCCCTTTATCAGGCTTCTTCCGTGGCCACCAACAAGCTTCTCTTAGTTCTTCGCCTCAGAACCTCAGCACGTCGAGAGACGGGGTCCTGATGAGTCAGCTGAATGAGCGACACACTCTGGTCGTCCACCTCTCGCCATGA